The Thiovulum sp. ES genome has a window encoding:
- a CDS encoding prepilin-type N-terminal cleavage/methylation domain-containing protein (PFAM: Prokaryotic N-terminal methylation motif~TIGRFAM: prepilin-type N-terminal cleavage/methylation domain), producing the protein MKRAFSMIELVFVIVILGILSVVAMPKFASVQDDALVSNEKATIEAVKNSIQQLHGKWLLRRSDFPTTIFYNGADVNQTINFSNSGYPTSLDFSSIAFGLVLDPEDVSDWSSTDLGNGKTKYIGPASSTVSDKNSEISTENYWEYDSSNGRIVLK; encoded by the coding sequence ATGAAAAGAGCTTTTAGTATGATAGAACTTGTGTTTGTAATTGTTATTCTCGGAATTCTATCTGTTGTTGCAATGCCAAAATTTGCTTCTGTTCAAGATGATGCTCTTGTTTCAAATGAAAAAGCAACTATCGAAGCCGTCAAAAATAGCATTCAGCAACTTCACGGAAAATGGCTTTTAAGAAGAAGTGATTTTCCAACAACAATTTTCTACAACGGTGCTGATGTAAATCAAACAATAAATTTCTCAAACAGTGGCTATCCAACTTCACTAGATTTTAGCTCTATTGCATTTGGATTGGTTCTTGATCCAGAAGATGTTTCTGATTGGAGTAGCACAGATTTAGGAAATGGGAAAACAAAATATATTGGTCCAGCTTCCTCAACTGTAAGCGATAAGAATTCTGAAATTTCAACGGAAAACTATTGGGAATATGACTCATCAAATGGGCGAATAGTTTTAAAATAG
- a CDS encoding Fe-S oxidoreductase (PFAM: Radical SAM superfamily) — MRELETSTVFGPINSRRFGYSLGVDLSPNVKQCNFDCLYCELGEKAETIALQKEKIPSNLILSDIKKSIIKFKDVDVLTFTANGEPTLYEDLDYIVTEVKIILQKSPIKTLILSNSGNIWLPEIQQTLLKFDKVKLSLDCATSDCFRKLDRPVKEINIDLILAGIEKFAEIFQGELYLEVLFVEGINDNSDEVFKLNQFFGRLRNVKRIDLGTVERPPTYAVKPISYSKIYELSQLFYRELPIMIAKHQDKNIEKNSLSKSELMKTLSLRPLSHYDIVSLFDESTVENFQTLLVEGLLQSIKIGNVEFYRPI; from the coding sequence ATGAGAGAGCTTGAAACAAGCACAGTTTTTGGACCTATTAATTCTAGGCGATTTGGATATTCGCTCGGAGTTGATTTGTCACCAAATGTAAAACAGTGTAATTTTGATTGTCTCTATTGTGAATTGGGTGAAAAAGCTGAAACAATCGCATTACAAAAAGAGAAAATTCCAAGTAATTTAATTCTATCTGATATAAAAAAATCTATTATAAAGTTTAAAGATGTTGATGTTTTAACATTTACGGCAAATGGAGAACCGACACTTTATGAAGATTTGGATTATATTGTAACTGAAGTTAAAATTATTTTACAGAAAAGCCCAATTAAAACTCTTATTTTGTCAAATAGCGGAAATATTTGGTTGCCAGAAATTCAACAGACTCTTTTGAAATTTGATAAAGTAAAACTATCTTTAGATTGTGCAACTTCAGACTGTTTTAGAAAACTTGACCGACCAGTTAAAGAGATTAATATCGATTTAATTCTTGCAGGAATTGAAAAATTTGCAGAGATATTTCAGGGTGAATTATATTTAGAAGTTCTTTTTGTTGAGGGAATTAATGACAACAGCGATGAAGTCTTTAAGTTGAATCAGTTTTTTGGACGACTAAGAAATGTGAAGCGGATAGATTTAGGAACAGTTGAAAGACCTCCGACATATGCTGTTAAACCAATTTCATACTCTAAGATTTATGAGCTTTCGCAACTTTTTTACAGAGAATTGCCAATTATGATTGCAAAACATCAAGACAAAAATATTGAAAAAAATTCTCTCTCAAAAAGTGAATTGATGAAAACTCTTTCACTTCGTCCATTGAGTCATTATGATATAGTTTCTCTCTTTGACGAATCTACTGTCGAAAATTTCCAAACTCTACTTGTTGAAGGTTTATTGCAAAGTATTAAAATTGGAAATGTAGAGTTTTATAGACCTATTTAA
- a CDS encoding prepilin signal peptidase PulO-like peptidase (PFAM: Bacterial Peptidase A24 N-terminal domain; Type IV leader peptidase family) — protein sequence MNLETIFVIILGLSIGSFLNVLIYRIPLGESIVFPSSHCPKCKVKLKFWHNIPILSYLFLKGKCSFCNSKISIQYPIVETISAVIFLVIYLEFGFNLEAFLLALLFSIILALSVIDLYHKAVPDSLNLTALTLSIIYPMQLTEIFNNLEDALLFGGAFAFLRFYVSYFVKREAMGEGDIMIAGVIGAVLGTYLGAFAIFLSSILTIPAIIIAKERELPYIPFLATALLITFLFQDIIYKIIF from the coding sequence GTGAATTTAGAAACTATTTTTGTAATTATCTTAGGTCTCTCAATTGGTTCGTTTTTAAATGTTCTGATTTATCGTATTCCGCTCGGAGAATCAATCGTTTTTCCAAGTTCTCATTGTCCAAAGTGTAAAGTAAAGTTAAAGTTTTGGCACAACATTCCAATTCTTTCCTATCTTTTTTTAAAAGGAAAATGCTCTTTTTGTAACTCAAAAATATCAATTCAGTATCCAATTGTTGAAACAATTTCAGCTGTAATTTTTCTTGTTATATATTTAGAATTTGGATTTAATTTAGAGGCATTTTTATTGGCATTGCTATTTTCAATTATTTTAGCTCTTTCGGTTATTGACTTGTATCACAAAGCAGTTCCTGACAGTTTGAATTTAACAGCTTTGACTCTCTCGATAATTTATCCAATGCAATTAACAGAGATATTTAACAACTTGGAAGATGCATTACTTTTTGGTGGAGCTTTTGCATTTTTGAGATTTTATGTCTCCTATTTTGTAAAAAGAGAGGCGATGGGAGAGGGTGATATTATGATTGCGGGTGTAATTGGTGCGGTTCTTGGAACATATTTAGGAGCTTTTGCAATTTTTCTATCATCAATTTTAACAATTCCCGCAATAATAATTGCCAAAGAGCGAGAGTTACCTTACATTCCTTTTTTAGCAACAGCACTTTTAATAACTTTCCTTTTTCAAGATATAATTTACAAAATTATATTTTAA
- a CDS encoding dinuclear metal center protein, YbgI/SA1388 family (PFAM: NIF3 (NGG1p interacting factor 3)~TIGRFAM: dinuclear metal center protein, YbgI/SA1388 family): MKIKDLFEILDEISPFETCEKWDSCGLQIGDMEDEISDVILSLDIDKYVIENAPSGAVIITHHPLIFGNLKSLNFSIYPANLIFEMLQKNLKLISLHTNYDKSILNKYVLRNVLGWRSVEKIENYLLITTIDMELMDFLRHIHSRLNLKEIHASRELPERVKKVALSTGSGSDFISKLPRDVDIFLTGDVKYHKIFEARSLGLGIVDIGHFESEYLFAESLQQELESYNIESEIVNSKNPFKYWKL, encoded by the coding sequence ATGAAAATAAAAGATTTATTTGAGATATTAGACGAGATTTCACCTTTTGAAACTTGTGAAAAATGGGATAGTTGCGGTCTCCAAATCGGAGATATGGAAGATGAAATATCTGATGTAATTTTGAGTTTAGATATTGATAAATATGTGATTGAGAATGCTCCAAGTGGTGCAGTAATTATCACACACCATCCACTTATTTTTGGAAATTTAAAGAGTTTAAACTTTTCAATTTATCCAGCAAATCTTATTTTTGAGATGTTGCAAAAGAACTTAAAACTAATCTCTCTTCATACAAATTATGACAAAAGTATTTTAAATAAATATGTTTTGCGAAATGTTCTCGGTTGGCGAAGTGTTGAAAAAATTGAAAATTATCTTTTAATTACAACAATTGATATGGAGTTGATGGATTTTTTACGACACATTCATAGTCGTTTAAATTTAAAAGAGATTCATGCCTCTCGGGAATTACCAGAGAGAGTAAAAAAAGTGGCTCTTTCAACTGGTTCTGGAAGTGATTTTATTTCAAAACTTCCTCGCGATGTTGATATATTTTTAACTGGAGATGTAAAGTATCACAAAATTTTTGAGGCAAGATCACTTGGGCTTGGAATTGTTGATATTGGACATTTTGAGAGTGAGTATCTTTTTGCAGAATCTTTACAACAAGAGTTGGAAAGTTATAATATAGAGAGTGAAATAGTGAATTCTAAAAATCCGTTTAAATATTGGAAACTGTAA